In Mustela nigripes isolate SB6536 chromosome 10, MUSNIG.SB6536, whole genome shotgun sequence, one DNA window encodes the following:
- the LOC132026084 gene encoding transmembrane epididymal protein 1A-like: MGGFEGHLYPGLSLFFYGLYHARLVSRALICNYPVQYLPSYPWSKERWARLKQVCYVGLVKILSAFILAAQELHNIKGQFVLISKIYHQRNFLYRKQWQHFTLYMAFFLSGCVDVVSQNLLPQRCAALEQGAQALGMFLFLPLMVSHMQDSEGVELQSHVLLTQAILLLALVVVAELWAPDMLQLWVMKAFFYMLTGSWLIQIGFMLYKPISGYKWMDDDENDIIFVTTFFCWHVAFIAMLMIWVYGFSVVWYCYIC; this comes from the coding sequence ATGGGAGGCTTtgagggccatctgtacccaggACTGTCTCTCTTCTTCTATGGACTTTATCATGCACGACTAGTCTCCAGGGCCTTAATATGCAACTACCCTGTCCAGTATCTGCCAAGCTATCCCTGGAGCAAAGAACGATGGGCAAGACTGAAGCAAGTGTGCTATGTTGGGCTGGTGAAGATATTAAGTGCCTTCATTTTAGCAGCCCAAGAGCTGCATAACATAAAGGGACAGTTTGTACTTATCAGCAAGATATATCATCAGAGAAACTTTTTGTACCGCAAACAGTGGCAACACTTCACTCTCTATATGGCCTTCTTTCTGAGTGGGTGTGTGGACGTGGTGAGCCAGAACCTGCTGCCCCAGCGGTGTGCTGCTCTGGAGCAGGGCGCCCAAGCCCTGGGcatgtttctctttctgcctctgatGGTGTCTCACATGCAGGACTCCGAAGGTGTGGAGCTGCAGTCCCACGTCCTGCTCACCCAGGCCATACTCCTGCTGGCGCTGGTGGTGGTCGCAGAGCTGTGGGCTCCTGATATGCTGCAGCTTTGGGTGATGAAGGCCTTTTTTTATATGTTGACAGGCTCTTGGCTGATTCAGATCGGTTTTATGCTGTACAAACCAATTTCTGGCTATAAATGGATGGATGATGATGAAAACGACATTATATTTGTCACCACCTTCTTCTGCTGGCATGTGGCTTTCATTGCCATGTTGATGATCTGGGTCTACGGCTTCTCCGTGGTGTGGTATTGTTACATTTGTTGA